A single Stutzerimonas stutzeri DNA region contains:
- a CDS encoding transporter substrate-binding domain-containing protein: MLNATRSLISALCLGITLASGVAVADGLEDITKRGVLKVAVPQDFPPFGSVGPDMQPRGLDIDTAQLLADQMNVKLEVTAVNSTNRIPFLTTGKVDLVVSSLGKNAEREQVIDFSEAYAPFYLGVFGPEETEITSLDDLEGNTISVTRGSVEDIELSAIAPKGATLKRFEDNNSTIAAYLSGQVDLIASGNIVMAAIAERNPKRVPVMKLNLKNSPTYVGLNKNEPALLDKVNGILATAKQDGSLSTISEKWLKQPLPADL, from the coding sequence ATGCTCAACGCAACTCGCTCATTGATCTCTGCCCTGTGCTTGGGCATAACGCTGGCAAGCGGCGTGGCCGTTGCGGACGGCCTGGAGGACATCACCAAACGCGGTGTACTCAAGGTGGCTGTGCCGCAGGACTTTCCACCGTTCGGCTCGGTGGGCCCGGACATGCAGCCGCGCGGGCTGGATATCGATACCGCGCAGCTGCTGGCTGACCAGATGAACGTCAAACTTGAAGTGACTGCGGTCAATAGCACGAACCGGATTCCATTCCTCACGACCGGCAAGGTCGATCTGGTGGTCTCCAGCCTCGGCAAGAATGCCGAGCGCGAGCAGGTGATCGATTTCTCTGAGGCCTATGCACCGTTCTACTTGGGCGTGTTTGGCCCGGAAGAGACCGAGATCACGAGCCTTGACGATCTGGAGGGCAACACCATCAGCGTCACCCGCGGTTCCGTTGAAGATATCGAGCTAAGCGCCATTGCCCCCAAAGGCGCCACGCTGAAGCGCTTCGAGGACAACAATTCGACCATTGCCGCCTATCTTTCCGGGCAGGTCGATCTGATCGCCAGCGGCAACATCGTCATGGCGGCGATTGCCGAGCGCAATCCCAAGCGTGTACCCGTAATGAAGCTCAACCTGAAGAACTCGCCCACCTATGTTGGCCTGAACAAGAATGAGCCAGCCCTGCTCGATAAGGTCAACGGCATCCTCGCGACGGCCAAGCAGGACGGCAGCCTGAGCACGATCAGTGAAAAATGGCTGAAGCAACCACTGCCGGCAGACCTGTAA
- a CDS encoding FadR/GntR family transcriptional regulator — translation MQSINRAVPEQAFASIRQLIEDDAYQPGDALPSQRELAERFGISRASLREALSSLSALGLVRIQPGKGVFIQEPPTSTVKAEQVPGWPFNTQVSAADTFQLRYALEGFAANLAALVLNSDALDTLNDNVESMRLELRAQAFDAAAQLDFDFHRLILESAGNQAILGILTSRSDIYLESQKLPFIRPERAMETWQEHRRILRALSRHAPAAAQKAMHAHIRAAASRTGISFAGTGY, via the coding sequence ATGCAATCGATCAACCGCGCAGTACCTGAACAGGCGTTCGCCTCGATCCGCCAACTGATAGAGGACGACGCCTACCAACCCGGCGATGCGCTGCCGTCGCAGCGTGAGTTGGCCGAGCGCTTCGGCATAAGCCGCGCCTCGTTGCGTGAAGCGCTTTCCTCGCTAAGTGCCCTGGGACTGGTGCGCATCCAGCCAGGCAAGGGTGTATTCATCCAGGAGCCGCCGACTTCTACGGTAAAGGCCGAACAGGTGCCTGGTTGGCCCTTCAACACGCAGGTTTCAGCCGCGGACACCTTTCAGCTGCGTTACGCCCTGGAAGGCTTTGCGGCCAACCTGGCTGCCTTGGTGTTGAACAGCGACGCGCTGGACACGCTGAACGATAATGTTGAATCGATGCGTCTGGAGCTACGTGCTCAGGCCTTCGACGCTGCAGCGCAACTGGATTTCGACTTTCACCGCCTGATACTTGAATCCGCTGGAAATCAGGCAATCCTAGGCATCCTGACCAGCCGCTCCGACATTTACCTAGAAAGCCAGAAGCTGCCGTTCATCCGCCCTGAACGAGCCATGGAAACCTGGCAGGAGCACCGGAGGATCCTGCGCGCGCTGTCGCGCCATGCCCCGGCCGCGGCACAAAAGGCCATGCACGCTCACATCCGTGCTGCGGCGTCGCGAACCGGCATCAGCTTTGCGGGCACGGGCTACTGA
- a CDS encoding PLD nuclease N-terminal domain-containing protein, whose amino-acid sequence MSDAMSYFAIAVAVVVIALDLMAIVSVFKSDRTVGAKALWAIGIALFPVLGLVFWLVVGIRRRA is encoded by the coding sequence ATGTCGGATGCGATGAGCTATTTCGCGATTGCCGTTGCGGTGGTGGTGATTGCGCTGGACCTGATGGCGATCGTCAGCGTCTTCAAAAGCGACCGAACGGTCGGGGCCAAAGCACTATGGGCGATCGGCATCGCGCTGTTTCCAGTCCTTGGGCTGGTGTTCTGGCTGGTCGTGGGCATTCGACGGCGCGCCTGA
- the pgsA gene encoding CDP-diacylglycerol--glycerol-3-phosphate 3-phosphatidyltransferase, with protein MNIPNILTVLRVLLIPIIILLFYLPFQWSYLAASAVFAIAAITDWLDGYLARKLKQSTPFGAFLDPVADKLMVAVALVLLVEEHANLWLTLPAAIIIGREIVVSALREWMAELGARAQVAVSNLGKWKTAAQMVALVILLANPPLATVWVGIGYALLIIAAALTLWSMVNYLMAAWPHLSPTEKK; from the coding sequence ATGAACATTCCAAACATTCTCACCGTGCTGCGCGTACTGCTGATACCGATCATCATCCTGTTGTTCTATCTTCCCTTCCAATGGAGCTATCTCGCCGCGAGCGCCGTGTTCGCCATTGCAGCGATCACCGATTGGCTGGACGGCTACCTTGCCCGCAAGCTCAAGCAGAGCACGCCATTCGGTGCGTTCCTCGACCCGGTCGCGGACAAACTGATGGTGGCGGTGGCCCTGGTGCTGCTGGTGGAAGAGCATGCAAACCTCTGGCTGACCTTGCCGGCCGCCATCATCATTGGGCGCGAAATCGTCGTCTCGGCCTTGCGCGAATGGATGGCCGAGCTGGGCGCGCGTGCGCAGGTGGCCGTATCCAACCTGGGCAAGTGGAAGACCGCTGCGCAGATGGTGGCGCTCGTGATCCTGCTCGCCAACCCGCCGCTGGCGACCGTCTGGGTCGGAATTGGGTATGCCCTGCTGATTATCGCGGCCGCGCTGACGCTGTGGTCGATGGTCAATTACCTGATGGCTGCCTGGCCCCACCTCAGTCCTACGGAAAAGAAATAA
- the uvrC gene encoding excinuclease ABC subunit UvrC, with the protein MSGFDSSAFLASCSGRPGVYRMFDADAKLLYVGKAKNLKKRLASYFRKTGQAPKTAALVARIAQVETTITANETEALLLEQTLIKQWRPPYNILLRDDKSYPYVFLSSGDFPRLSIHRGAKKEPGRYFGPYPSAGAIRESLGLLQKAFFVRQCEDSYYRNRTRPCLQYQIKRCKAPCVNLVDPEEYAEDVRHSVMFLEGRSNALAEELSKNMEKAAMALDFERAAEIRDQIGILRRVQDQQSMEGGSGNVDIVAAVVSPGGACVHLISVRSGRVLGSKNFFPQVAIEESVSDVLQAFLEQYYLSSMERDLPSELIVNTVHEDFGTLISAVAELRDVELTITHRVRGTRARWQQLALTNAEQALGARLASRQHLAARFQALAEALNLDELPTRLECFDISHSSGEATVASCVVMGPEGPLKSDYRRYNIEGVTAGDDYAAMHQALSRRFRKAAEGEGKLPDILLVDGGKGQLNMAREVLQELAVPELILLGVAKGVTRKPGLETLYLNDAAHEFTLPGDSPALHLIQQVRDEAHRFAITGHRARRGKARTTSTLEDVPGIGPKRRRELLKHFGGLQELCRASLEEIAKAPGISKKLAESIYAALHSE; encoded by the coding sequence ATGAGCGGCTTCGATTCGTCTGCCTTCCTGGCTTCGTGCAGCGGGCGCCCTGGCGTCTACCGGATGTTCGACGCCGACGCCAAACTGCTCTATGTCGGTAAGGCAAAGAACCTCAAGAAGCGCCTGGCGAGCTATTTCCGCAAGACCGGGCAGGCGCCGAAAACCGCCGCGCTGGTGGCGAGAATCGCCCAGGTCGAAACCACCATTACGGCGAACGAAACCGAAGCCCTGCTGCTCGAGCAGACGCTGATCAAACAATGGCGGCCGCCGTATAACATCCTGTTGCGCGACGACAAATCGTACCCCTACGTATTTCTGTCGAGCGGAGACTTTCCTCGGCTCAGCATTCACCGCGGTGCCAAGAAGGAGCCGGGCCGCTACTTCGGCCCATACCCAAGTGCCGGCGCGATTCGTGAAAGCCTCGGGCTGCTGCAGAAGGCGTTCTTCGTTCGTCAGTGCGAGGACAGCTACTACCGCAATCGCACGCGTCCCTGCCTGCAGTACCAGATCAAACGCTGCAAGGCCCCCTGCGTGAACCTGGTCGATCCCGAGGAATATGCCGAAGACGTCCGGCATTCCGTGATGTTCCTGGAAGGGCGCAGCAATGCCCTGGCCGAAGAATTGTCAAAGAACATGGAAAAGGCGGCGATGGCGCTCGACTTCGAGCGTGCCGCCGAAATTCGTGACCAGATTGGCATACTGCGCCGGGTGCAGGACCAGCAGAGCATGGAAGGCGGCAGCGGCAACGTCGATATCGTCGCGGCTGTAGTGAGCCCGGGCGGTGCCTGCGTGCACCTCATCAGTGTGCGCAGCGGGCGGGTGCTCGGCAGCAAGAATTTCTTCCCGCAGGTGGCCATCGAAGAAAGCGTCAGCGACGTATTGCAAGCTTTCCTGGAGCAGTATTACCTCAGTTCCATGGAGCGCGATCTGCCTTCGGAACTGATCGTCAATACGGTCCATGAAGACTTCGGCACGCTGATCAGCGCGGTCGCCGAGTTGCGCGACGTGGAATTGACCATCACGCACCGCGTGCGCGGAACCCGGGCGCGCTGGCAACAACTGGCCCTGACCAATGCCGAGCAAGCCCTCGGTGCGCGGCTGGCGAGCCGCCAGCACCTGGCCGCCCGTTTCCAGGCGCTGGCCGAGGCGCTGAATCTGGACGAGCTGCCTACACGGCTGGAATGCTTCGACATCAGCCATTCCAGCGGCGAGGCCACGGTGGCGTCCTGCGTCGTAATGGGACCGGAAGGGCCGCTGAAGTCTGACTACCGACGCTACAACATCGAAGGCGTGACCGCTGGCGATGACTATGCGGCGATGCACCAGGCGCTCTCCCGGCGGTTCAGGAAAGCTGCCGAAGGAGAGGGCAAGCTTCCTGACATATTGCTGGTCGACGGCGGCAAGGGACAGCTCAACATGGCGCGCGAGGTGCTACAGGAGCTTGCCGTGCCGGAGCTGATTCTATTGGGCGTGGCCAAAGGCGTTACGCGCAAGCCGGGTCTGGAGACGCTGTATCTCAACGACGCCGCGCATGAGTTCACGCTGCCGGGTGATTCGCCGGCGCTGCACCTGATCCAGCAAGTGCGCGATGAAGCGCACCGCTTCGCCATTACCGGCCACCGTGCGCGGCGTGGAAAGGCGCGCACGACCTCGACACTCGAGGATGTGCCTGGCATCGGACCGAAACGCCGCCGCGAACTGCTCAAGCACTTTGGTGGTCTTCAGGAACTCTGCCGCGCCAGTCTCGAGGAGATTGCCAAAGCGCCGGGGATCAGTAAAAAGCTTGCCGAATCGATTTATGCCGCTCTGCACAGTGAGTAG
- the gacA gene encoding response regulator transcription factor GacA, translating into MIKVLVVDDHDLVRTGISRMLADIDGLQVIGQAESGEAAIKKSRELKPDVVLMDVKMPGIGGLEATRKLLRSHPDIKVIAVTICEEDPFPTRLLQAGAAGYLTKGAALEEMIQAIRMVFAGQRYLSPQIAQQLALKSFQPKVNGSPFDLLSEREIQIALMIANCQKVQTISDKLCLSPKTVNTYRYRIYEKLSVTSDVELALLAVRHGMVDTIN; encoded by the coding sequence TTGATTAAGGTGCTAGTGGTCGATGACCACGATCTGGTACGCACAGGCATATCCCGAATGCTCGCCGATATCGATGGCCTTCAGGTAATCGGTCAGGCGGAATCCGGCGAGGCGGCGATCAAAAAGTCGCGCGAACTCAAACCGGACGTGGTCCTGATGGACGTCAAGATGCCGGGAATCGGCGGTCTTGAAGCCACCCGCAAGCTCCTGCGCAGCCATCCGGATATCAAGGTCATTGCCGTCACGATCTGCGAAGAAGATCCTTTCCCGACGCGCTTGTTGCAGGCTGGCGCGGCCGGTTACCTGACCAAGGGCGCAGCGCTCGAAGAAATGATCCAGGCAATCCGCATGGTGTTCGCCGGTCAACGCTATCTCAGTCCGCAGATTGCCCAGCAGCTTGCGTTGAAATCCTTCCAGCCGAAGGTCAACGGATCGCCCTTCGACCTGCTCTCCGAGCGCGAGATCCAGATTGCCCTGATGATTGCCAACTGCCAGAAGGTCCAGACCATTTCCGACAAGCTCTGCCTGTCGCCGAAGACGGTCAATACCTATCGTTATCGCATATACGAAAAGCTTTCGGTCACCAGTGACGTCGAACTGGCGTTGCTCGCGGTCCGTCACGGCATGGTCGATACCATCAACTGA
- a CDS encoding metalloregulator ArsR/SmtB family transcription factor — MIEQPTPTTVFKCLADETRARMTLLVAREGELCVCELTCALAEIQPKISRHLAQLRNCGLLADRRQGQWVYYRLHPQLPGWVHQMLQTIGEANERWLASDTQRLDTMRNRPERTSVCDRTNQERP; from the coding sequence ATGATTGAGCAGCCGACCCCCACCACTGTTTTCAAATGCCTGGCGGACGAGACACGGGCTCGCATGACCCTGCTCGTTGCTCGCGAGGGAGAGCTATGCGTCTGCGAGTTGACCTGTGCCCTGGCCGAAATCCAGCCCAAAATCTCGCGCCATCTGGCTCAGCTGCGCAACTGCGGGCTTCTGGCCGATCGCCGTCAGGGCCAATGGGTGTACTACCGGCTCCACCCGCAGTTGCCGGGCTGGGTCCATCAGATGTTGCAGACCATTGGCGAGGCGAACGAGCGCTGGCTGGCGTCCGACACCCAGCGTCTGGACACCATGCGCAACCGGCCTGAACGCACATCAGTGTGTGACCGAACGAACCAGGAGCGACCATGA
- the arsH gene encoding arsenical resistance protein ArsH, translated as MSDPSLLEAHVPNIEGESFALPDLERLGDSGDLPHPPRILLLYGSNRERSFSRLMVEEASRLLQRLGADTRIFDPSGLPLPDDAPDTHPKVQQLRDLMSWSEGQVWCSPERHGSMSAVFKAQIDWVPLALGAVRPTQGKTLAVMQVCGGSQSFNVVNQLRVLGRWMRMFTIPNQSSVQKAFLEFDDAGRMKPSAYYDRLVDVMEELMKFTLLLRGRQDYLVDRYSERKESAEALSRRVNQRSL; from the coding sequence ATGAGCGACCCTAGTCTGCTTGAAGCCCATGTGCCCAACATCGAAGGCGAGTCGTTCGCACTGCCTGACCTGGAACGGCTCGGCGATTCCGGCGATCTGCCCCATCCCCCTCGGATTCTGCTGCTCTACGGCTCGAACCGTGAACGCTCGTTCAGTCGCCTGATGGTCGAGGAAGCCTCGCGTCTGCTGCAACGCCTGGGTGCCGACACGCGAATCTTCGATCCGTCCGGGCTGCCCTTGCCCGACGACGCGCCGGATACGCATCCCAAGGTGCAACAACTGCGCGATCTGATGAGCTGGTCTGAAGGCCAGGTTTGGTGTTCGCCAGAGCGGCACGGCTCGATGAGCGCAGTATTCAAGGCGCAGATCGATTGGGTGCCGCTGGCGCTCGGGGCCGTTCGCCCGACCCAGGGCAAGACCCTCGCGGTGATGCAGGTCTGCGGCGGCTCGCAGTCGTTCAACGTGGTCAACCAGCTGCGCGTGCTGGGGCGCTGGATGCGTATGTTCACCATCCCCAACCAGTCGTCGGTGCAGAAGGCGTTTCTCGAGTTCGACGACGCCGGTCGGATGAAACCGTCTGCCTATTACGACAGGCTGGTTGACGTCATGGAAGAGCTGATGAAGTTCACCCTTCTGCTTCGGGGGCGGCAGGACTATCTGGTCGACCGCTATTCCGAGCGCAAGGAGTCGGCTGAGGCGCTGTCCCGTCGCGTCAACCAGCGGTCCCTCTAG
- a CDS encoding YnfA family protein codes for MLKTTALFALTAVAEIIGCYLPYLWLKQGKSAWLLLPAALSLALFAWLLTLHPTAAGRVYAAYGGVYVGVAVLWLWLVEGVRPTHWDLLGCAVALLGMAIIMFAPRAT; via the coding sequence ATGCTCAAGACCACCGCCCTGTTCGCGCTCACCGCTGTCGCGGAAATCATCGGCTGCTACCTGCCTTATCTCTGGCTCAAGCAAGGCAAGAGTGCCTGGCTGCTGCTACCGGCGGCCCTGTCGCTGGCGCTGTTCGCCTGGTTGTTGACCTTGCATCCGACCGCTGCGGGGCGGGTTTATGCCGCCTATGGTGGGGTTTATGTCGGCGTGGCGGTGCTCTGGTTGTGGCTGGTCGAGGGTGTCCGGCCCACTCACTGGGACCTGCTCGGCTGCGCAGTGGCCCTGCTCGGCATGGCCATCATCATGTTTGCCCCGCGCGCGACCTGA
- a CDS encoding ArsJ-associated glyceraldehyde-3-phosphate dehydrogenase has product MTIKIGINGFGRIGRLALRAAWGWPELQFIRINDPAGDAATHAHLLNFDSVHGRWQHEASSEDECLLIEGRRIQVTANKTIADTDWSDCDLVIEASGKMKTVDRLQDYLRQGVKRVVVSAPVKEAGALNIVMGVNDHLFDPARHRIVTAASCTTNCLAPVVKVIHEHLGIRHGSITTIHDLTNTQSILDQPHKDLRRARASGMSLIPTTTGSATAIAEIFPELRGKLNGHAVRVPLANASLTDCVFEVERVTTVDEVNQLLRAAASEGPLKGILGYEERPLVSVDYRSDPRSSIIDALSTLVVNGTQVKLYAWYDNEWGYANRTVELARRVGLAG; this is encoded by the coding sequence ATGACGATCAAAATAGGCATAAACGGCTTTGGCCGTATCGGGCGTCTGGCACTTCGTGCGGCCTGGGGCTGGCCGGAGCTGCAATTCATTCGGATCAATGACCCCGCCGGCGACGCCGCCACCCACGCTCATCTGTTGAATTTCGACTCGGTGCATGGCCGCTGGCAACACGAAGCGAGCAGTGAAGACGAGTGTCTGCTGATCGAGGGCCGGCGAATCCAGGTGACCGCGAACAAAACCATCGCCGACACCGACTGGTCCGATTGCGATCTGGTGATCGAAGCCAGCGGCAAGATGAAGACCGTCGACCGACTGCAAGACTATCTGCGCCAGGGCGTGAAGCGCGTCGTGGTCAGCGCGCCGGTGAAGGAAGCCGGTGCGCTCAATATCGTCATGGGGGTCAACGACCACCTGTTCGACCCGGCCCGGCATCGCATCGTCACTGCGGCCTCGTGTACCACCAATTGCCTGGCACCGGTGGTCAAGGTGATCCACGAACACCTCGGCATTCGGCACGGGTCGATCACTACCATTCACGATCTGACCAATACCCAGAGCATTCTCGACCAGCCGCACAAGGATTTGCGCCGGGCCCGTGCGTCGGGCATGAGCCTGATCCCCACCACCACCGGTTCGGCGACCGCCATCGCGGAAATCTTTCCGGAGTTGCGCGGCAAGCTCAACGGCCACGCGGTGCGTGTGCCGCTGGCCAATGCATCGCTGACCGACTGCGTGTTCGAGGTGGAGCGCGTCACCACGGTCGATGAGGTCAATCAATTGCTGCGCGCCGCGGCGAGCGAGGGGCCATTGAAGGGCATTCTGGGCTATGAAGAGCGCCCGCTGGTGTCCGTCGACTACCGCAGCGATCCGCGGTCATCGATCATCGATGCGCTGTCGACCCTGGTCGTCAACGGGACTCAGGTGAAGCTCTATGCCTGGTACGACAATGAGTGGGGATACGCCAACCGTACCGTAGAGCTGGCACGCCGGGTCGGCCTGGCCGGGTAA
- the arsJ gene encoding organoarsenical effux MFS transporter ArsJ, translating into MHALTRLTPEVRQYLLVTGNYWAFTLTDGALRMLVVLHFHTLGYTPLQIAALFLFYELFGVVTNLLGGYLGARIGLNRTMNAGLAMQVVALLMLTVPAAWLTIPWVMGAQALSGIAKDLNKMSAKSSIKLLLPEARQGTLYKWVALLTGSKNALKGVGFFLGGALLAGIAFRGALLLMATLLALIWLCSLSLLKKDLGKARAKPKFRELLSKSRAINVLSAARMFLFGARDVWFVVALPVYLSAALGWDFWQVGGFLALWVIGYGIVQTLAPGITGKTRGEVPDGRAAFIWALLLAGLPAAIALGMNQGASTEAVLLGGLLAFGALFAVNSSLHSYLIVSYAKADGVSLDVGFYYMSNALGRLLGTLLSGWIYQRYGLEACLWVSSGFVSLAALISTGLPRRGQPKPSTDHAG; encoded by the coding sequence ATGCACGCCCTCACCCGCCTCACGCCGGAGGTTCGCCAGTATCTACTGGTGACCGGCAACTATTGGGCCTTCACCCTGACTGACGGCGCGCTGCGCATGCTGGTCGTCCTGCATTTCCATACGCTCGGCTATACGCCGTTGCAGATTGCCGCGCTGTTCCTGTTCTACGAGCTGTTCGGCGTCGTCACCAATCTGCTCGGCGGTTATCTGGGCGCACGGATCGGCCTCAACCGCACCATGAATGCGGGTCTGGCGATGCAGGTGGTGGCGCTGCTGATGCTCACCGTGCCGGCTGCATGGCTGACGATTCCCTGGGTGATGGGCGCGCAAGCGCTGTCCGGCATCGCCAAGGACCTGAACAAGATGAGCGCCAAAAGCTCGATCAAGCTGTTGCTGCCCGAGGCGCGCCAAGGCACGCTTTACAAGTGGGTGGCGCTGCTCACCGGCTCGAAGAATGCGCTCAAGGGCGTGGGCTTTTTCCTTGGTGGGGCCTTGCTCGCCGGTATCGCTTTTCGCGGGGCTTTACTGCTCATGGCCACGCTGTTGGCGCTGATCTGGCTATGCAGCCTGTCGCTGCTGAAAAAAGACCTGGGCAAGGCCAGGGCGAAACCGAAGTTTCGCGAGCTGCTGTCCAAGAGCCGTGCCATCAATGTGCTGTCCGCCGCCCGGATGTTCCTGTTCGGTGCCCGTGATGTCTGGTTCGTGGTGGCGCTGCCGGTCTATCTGTCTGCCGCGCTCGGTTGGGATTTCTGGCAGGTGGGCGGCTTTCTCGCGCTCTGGGTGATCGGTTACGGCATCGTCCAGACGCTCGCACCGGGGATCACCGGGAAGACGCGCGGCGAGGTTCCGGACGGGCGCGCGGCGTTCATCTGGGCGCTGCTGCTGGCGGGTCTGCCGGCCGCCATCGCACTGGGCATGAACCAGGGCGCTTCGACCGAAGCCGTGCTGCTGGGCGGGCTGCTGGCATTCGGTGCGCTGTTTGCCGTGAATTCATCGCTGCACAGCTACCTCATCGTCTCCTATGCCAAGGCCGACGGCGTGTCGCTGGACGTGGGCTTCTACTACATGTCCAACGCCCTTGGCCGATTGCTCGGCACGCTGTTGTCCGGCTGGATCTACCAGCGTTACGGCCTCGAAGCCTGCCTATGGGTTTCCAGCGGCTTCGTGTCACTGGCGGCGCTGATATCGACCGGGCTGCCGCGGCGTGGCCAGCCAAAGCCTTCAACCGATCACGCCGGCTAG
- a CDS encoding prolyl oligopeptidase family serine peptidase has product MTQRAIPYGFWPSGWTAEDAASASGDFAELRAGHDGVFWLQYQPEDARCTLWHWRAGHAVCVTPAGVSLRSRVYEYGGGAFCLTDRGVAFVNESDQQIYLQSIDDKAGEPIALTQRGHCRYGDLQFDPREGAIVAIEQSHVGNRVEHRLVSLSVASGQRGVVAEGADFYASPALDADAGRMAWIQWQRPDQPWTATCLWMAERSADGAWQAPRCLAGTGGNESLQQPRFAADGTLYCLSDRAGWWQPWCEQDGRWGPVNHAGHDTGEGAPAAFDHAPAPWQLGTVSYLPLASGGLLLTRTVEGHGLLLDQDREGRERPLATAFTRCRQLAADPLNYYCIAGAVDRAPAVLAIARATGRTEIIAGGQQPLPADQLSRPEPFSFTTAGSETAHAFFYPPRNLDCMGLGGEKPPLVVFLHGGPTSACYPVFDPRIQYWTQRGFAVADLNYRGSSGFGRAYRQRLYQQWGVVDVEDAGAVVSALAERGQIDPRRTFIRGSSAGGYTALCALASDAGFSGGASLYGVSDPLALRRVTHKFEADYLDWLIGDPERDAERYRQRTPLLNAARIRVPVIFFQGGQDAVVLPEQTESMVAALGRRNVPVEYCFYPQERHGFRQAANLADALERECRFYLTLLH; this is encoded by the coding sequence ATGACCCAGCGCGCAATTCCCTATGGCTTCTGGCCCAGCGGTTGGACCGCCGAAGATGCGGCATCGGCAAGCGGTGATTTTGCCGAGCTTCGCGCAGGCCACGACGGTGTGTTCTGGCTCCAATACCAACCAGAGGATGCGCGCTGCACGCTGTGGCACTGGCGTGCCGGCCATGCCGTCTGTGTCACGCCAGCCGGCGTATCCTTGCGCAGCCGGGTCTACGAATACGGTGGAGGCGCCTTCTGCCTGACGGACCGAGGCGTGGCCTTCGTCAACGAAAGCGACCAGCAGATCTACCTGCAGTCCATCGACGACAAGGCCGGCGAACCCATCGCGCTGACGCAACGGGGGCATTGCCGCTACGGTGATCTGCAGTTCGACCCTCGCGAGGGTGCAATCGTGGCGATCGAGCAATCCCATGTCGGGAATCGGGTAGAGCACCGGCTGGTCAGCCTCTCGGTGGCCAGCGGCCAACGTGGCGTTGTCGCCGAGGGCGCGGACTTCTACGCATCGCCCGCGCTCGATGCCGATGCCGGGCGTATGGCCTGGATTCAGTGGCAGCGCCCTGACCAACCCTGGACTGCGACGTGTCTGTGGATGGCCGAGCGCAGCGCCGACGGGGCCTGGCAAGCGCCGCGATGCCTCGCTGGAACGGGCGGTAATGAATCCTTGCAACAGCCACGGTTCGCGGCGGACGGGACGCTTTACTGCCTGAGCGACAGAGCCGGCTGGTGGCAACCCTGGTGTGAGCAGGATGGCCGGTGGGGGCCGGTGAACCACGCCGGTCATGACACGGGGGAGGGCGCACCGGCGGCGTTCGATCACGCGCCTGCGCCCTGGCAACTGGGCACCGTCAGCTACCTGCCGCTGGCCTCGGGTGGGTTGCTGCTGACACGGACGGTCGAGGGCCACGGCCTGCTGCTGGACCAGGATCGCGAGGGCCGCGAACGTCCCCTGGCGACGGCCTTTACACGGTGCCGGCAATTGGCGGCCGACCCGCTGAACTACTACTGCATCGCTGGCGCCGTCGACCGTGCGCCTGCGGTGCTGGCGATAGCACGCGCCACGGGTCGAACCGAAATTATCGCTGGCGGCCAGCAGCCGTTGCCGGCCGATCAGCTGTCGCGTCCCGAGCCGTTCAGCTTCACCACCGCTGGGTCCGAAACCGCGCACGCATTCTTCTACCCGCCGCGCAACCTCGACTGCATGGGGTTGGGCGGGGAGAAACCGCCGCTGGTGGTATTCCTCCACGGCGGGCCGACCTCAGCCTGCTATCCGGTGTTCGATCCGCGTATCCAGTATTGGACCCAGCGCGGCTTCGCGGTGGCAGATCTGAATTATCGGGGCAGCAGCGGCTTCGGTCGCGCATACCGTCAACGCTTGTACCAGCAATGGGGCGTCGTCGACGTGGAAGATGCCGGCGCGGTCGTCTCGGCACTGGCCGAGCGTGGGCAGATCGATCCGCGCCGCACGTTCATCCGGGGTTCGAGCGCGGGCGGCTATACCGCATTGTGCGCGCTGGCCTCCGACGCAGGATTCAGTGGCGGCGCCAGCCTCTACGGCGTCAGCGATCCCCTAGCGTTGCGACGTGTCACGCACAAGTTCGAAGCCGATTACCTGGACTGGCTGATCGGCGATCCCGAGCGGGATGCGGAGCGCTATCGACAGCGCACGCCGTTGCTGAACGCGGCAAGGATCAGGGTGCCGGTGATTTTTTTTCAAGGCGGGCAGGATGCCGTGGTGCTTCCCGAGCAGACCGAATCGATGGTGGCCGCCCTCGGCCGGCGCAACGTCCCGGTCGAATACTGCTTCTATCCGCAGGAGCGCCACGGTTTTCGACAAGCGGCCAATCTTGCCGACGCACTGGAGCGCGAGTGCCGTTTCTACCTGACATTGCTGCACTGA